From a region of the Alkalinema sp. FACHB-956 genome:
- a CDS encoding DUF1815 family protein encodes MFTRLADQHRQFVQDLVMNLQALAIVLENRGYLASCYTCGGEMNSASFMVSLGENHLIRFLVSDYGITWTEMRDDRELMKLEGAEAISQLQELADLIKFPFQAAEPQLIGAAI; translated from the coding sequence GTGTTCACAAGACTTGCAGATCAACATCGTCAATTCGTCCAGGATCTTGTGATGAACCTCCAAGCACTGGCGATCGTTCTCGAGAATCGCGGCTATCTAGCATCCTGCTATACCTGCGGCGGTGAAATGAATAGTGCCTCCTTTATGGTGAGCTTGGGAGAGAATCATTTAATTCGGTTCCTGGTTTCGGACTATGGCATCACTTGGACAGAGATGCGAGACGATCGGGAACTTATGAAGCTGGAAGGGGCGGAAGCCATTAGCCAACTTCAAGAATTGGCTGACCTGATCAAGTTTCCGTTTCAGGCTGCCGAGCCTCAATTGATTGGAGCAGCTATTTAG